A region of uncultured Carboxylicivirga sp. DNA encodes the following proteins:
- a CDS encoding DUF4134 domain-containing protein, with product MLGQSAQGIDQATSEVRSYVDPIANLIIALGAVIGLIGGIRVYIKWQSGDQDTQKALMGWFGACLFLILVGVVISAFFG from the coding sequence ATGCTTGGGCAATCCGCTCAGGGAATTGATCAGGCCACCTCGGAGGTTAGGTCTTATGTTGATCCTATCGCTAACCTGATCATTGCTCTTGGAGCTGTAATCGGACTGATCGGTGGCATCAGGGTCTATATCAAATGGCAGAGTGGAGACCAGGATACACAGAAAGCCCTGATGGGTTGGTTTGGTGCCTGTCTGTTTCTGATTCTGGTGGGTGTGGTGATCAGTGCCTTCTTTGGTTAG
- a CDS encoding helix-turn-helix domain-containing protein: protein MTLKSERDFNYGREKLYREQIVTTTDLVEFKKDLLQELSNILVENFKPGAKKWLKSCEVRKLLGISPGTLQSMRINGELPFTKVGGMLFYDYQDIQKMLSKNKVDSPSRFSR from the coding sequence ATGACACTTAAATCAGAACGCGACTTTAATTATGGTCGGGAAAAATTGTACCGTGAACAAATCGTCACAACCACAGACCTAGTAGAATTTAAAAAGGATCTTCTTCAGGAACTTTCAAATATTTTAGTTGAAAACTTCAAGCCTGGTGCCAAGAAGTGGTTAAAAAGTTGTGAAGTCAGAAAACTACTGGGTATTTCTCCCGGAACCCTTCAAAGCATGCGTATCAATGGTGAACTTCCTTTTACAAAGGTAGGAGGCATGTTGTTTTACGATTACCAGGATATCCAGAAGATGTTGAGCAAGAATAAGGTGGATTCGCCTTCACGCTTCTCACGATGA
- a CDS encoding RteC domain-containing protein: protein MNNEHQECLEILETFNKQIKVVNAENPSNLSEIHKGIRICQIFMQRLRLKVLNGCLETIQDEIYFFKHVKPHIMGHLLFLNYLQKIFELRPLSTVYDQQKFLEENLDHYNNFKKINHTDFAYFDNGNDIRDELYFVRCNLDAEDYHYHPYSMVDSDFATSKDYLFADFIAHKKIVDYLEEELIRLKITRKKRIKSLEELLSESPFYWSTSKIALVELIYGLTYSGCINNGNLDIKELANALCKFFHVENLDVYRLFIDLKARKKNQTVFLDKIRICLINKLEDE from the coding sequence ATGAATAACGAACATCAAGAATGTCTTGAAATTTTAGAAACCTTTAATAAGCAGATCAAAGTTGTCAATGCTGAAAATCCATCAAACCTATCAGAAATACACAAAGGCATTAGAATCTGTCAGATTTTCATGCAACGTCTTAGATTGAAGGTTCTTAACGGTTGCTTAGAAACAATTCAGGATGAAATATATTTCTTTAAGCATGTGAAACCTCATATTATGGGACACTTGTTATTTCTTAATTACCTGCAAAAGATTTTTGAGCTTCGTCCATTGAGCACAGTATATGATCAACAGAAATTCTTGGAGGAAAATCTGGATCATTATAACAATTTTAAAAAGATAAATCATACTGATTTTGCCTATTTCGATAATGGAAATGATATAAGAGATGAACTATATTTTGTACGCTGTAATCTCGATGCAGAGGATTACCATTACCATCCGTATTCCATGGTGGACAGTGATTTTGCTACCAGTAAGGATTACCTGTTTGCTGATTTTATTGCACATAAGAAGATAGTTGATTACCTGGAAGAAGAATTGATCAGACTTAAAATAACCCGTAAAAAACGTATTAAATCACTTGAAGAACTATTAAGTGAATCGCCATTTTACTGGTCCACTTCCAAAATAGCATTAGTTGAATTGATCTATGGTCTGACTTACTCCGGATGCATCAATAATGGAAATCTGGATATTAAAGAACTTGCCAATGCTTTGTGTAAGTTTTTTCATGTTGAAAACCTCGATGTTTATCGTTTATTTATTGACTTGAAAGCCAGAAAAAAGAATCAAACTGTGTTTTTGGATAAAATTAGAATCTGTCTTATTAATAAATTGGAAGATGAGTAA
- a CDS encoding HU family DNA-binding protein, with protein MNKSELVSAISEESGLTKADSEKALNATTEAIKSALTKGESIQLIGFGTFSISERSARTGRNPQTGKEIQIAAKKIAKFKPGKALDEAVN; from the coding sequence ATGAATAAATCAGAATTAGTAAGTGCCATTTCAGAGGAAAGTGGCTTAACAAAAGCAGATTCCGAGAAAGCATTAAATGCAACTACAGAGGCAATCAAAAGTGCTTTAACTAAAGGCGAAAGCATTCAATTAATAGGATTTGGTACGTTTTCAATTAGCGAACGTTCAGCTCGTACGGGTAGAAATCCTCAAACCGGAAAAGAAATTCAAATAGCTGCAAAGAAAATAGCAAAGTTTAAGCCGGGTAAGGCTTTGGATGAAGCTGTTAATTAA
- a CDS encoding nitroreductase family protein → MNETLSTIFNRKSVRHYTAEKVTTEQLSMMAKAGMAAPTAVDKRPWAFVIVQKREVLDKLAEVLPHAKMLKQATDAIVVCGDLSKALEGDAQPYWIQDCSAATQNILLAAESMGLGAVWTGVHPIKVREEQVQNVLGNPHDKIPLNVIAVGYPTEEDKPKNKWNESNLHWDRW, encoded by the coding sequence ATGAATGAAACATTAAGTACAATTTTTAATAGAAAGAGTGTTCGTCATTACACAGCTGAAAAAGTAACGACTGAACAATTATCGATGATGGCAAAAGCCGGAATGGCAGCGCCTACTGCGGTTGATAAACGTCCATGGGCATTTGTAATAGTGCAGAAAAGAGAGGTGTTGGATAAACTTGCAGAAGTACTACCTCATGCTAAAATGCTTAAACAAGCAACTGATGCAATCGTCGTTTGTGGTGATTTATCAAAAGCACTGGAAGGTGATGCTCAACCCTATTGGATACAGGACTGTTCGGCTGCAACCCAAAACATACTCTTAGCCGCTGAAAGTATGGGACTTGGTGCTGTATGGACAGGTGTCCATCCGATTAAGGTACGGGAGGAACAGGTACAAAATGTATTAGGTAATCCTCATGACAAAATACCGCTTAATGTGATAGCCGTTGGTTATCCAACTGAAGAAGATAAGCCAAAAAATAAATGGAACGAATCCAATCTTCATTGGGATAGATGGTAA
- a CDS encoding flavin reductase — MQALPLFNAPYINEFPIVIECEVNDTINLGSHVQFIGKVLDTKVDERFLDKDNKVNIDKLKPIIFEHNFYYGYGQRLAKPFDIYKS; from the coding sequence ATGCAGGCATTACCCCTTTTCAACGCCCCCTACATCAATGAATTCCCAATTGTTATCGAATGTGAAGTAAATGATACAATTAATCTGGGTTCACACGTTCAATTCATTGGAAAAGTACTTGATACAAAAGTGGATGAAAGATTTCTTGACAAAGATAATAAGGTGAATATTGATAAATTAAAACCTATTATTTTTGAACACAACTTTTACTATGGTTATGGACAGAGATTGGCAAAACCATTTGATATTTATAAATCATAG
- a CDS encoding flavodoxin family protein, protein MKVLAINGSPKKEGNTYHALTMLGNQLEKENIDFEILHIGNKAIQGCLGCGKCFKTKNNQCGITTDIVNEYIPKIMEADGIVLGSPVHFSGISGTMKSFLDRVWYVSSSNNNSLFHHKVGAAVVAVRRSGGSATLDCLYHYLAYSEMILATSNYWNIIHGTTPAEAEQDTEGVQIMETLGKNMAWIMKMKEASAISSVEEPEIPNKIMMNFIR, encoded by the coding sequence ATGAAAGTATTAGCAATAAACGGCAGCCCTAAAAAAGAAGGGAATACATATCACGCATTAACAATGCTTGGAAATCAATTAGAAAAAGAAAATATAGATTTTGAAATTCTACATATAGGCAACAAGGCCATTCAAGGTTGTTTGGGATGTGGAAAGTGCTTTAAAACTAAAAATAATCAGTGCGGAATTACAACTGACATTGTAAATGAATACATTCCAAAAATCATGGAAGCAGACGGCATTGTTCTAGGTTCTCCTGTACATTTCTCAGGTATATCTGGAACTATGAAAAGTTTTTTAGACCGTGTTTGGTATGTATCATCAAGCAATAATAATTCATTGTTTCATCATAAAGTAGGAGCTGCAGTTGTAGCTGTGCGTCGTAGTGGAGGTTCGGCAACTTTGGATTGCCTTTATCATTACCTTGCGTATTCAGAAATGATTCTGGCAACATCAAATTATTGGAATATTATTCACGGGACAACTCCTGCTGAAGCAGAACAGGATACGGAAGGCGTACAGATTATGGAAACTCTTGGTAAAAACATGGCTTGGATAATGAAAATGAAAGAAGCCTCTGCTATTTCATCAGTTGAGGAACCGGAAATACCAAATAAGATTATGATGAACTTTATTAGATAA
- a CDS encoding NAD(P)-dependent oxidoreductase encodes MKNVKIAFLGLGAMGSRMALNLLKAGYDLTVWNRTTQIAEEFAKNGAKHAMTPKEAVIDADIVISMVRDNEASKDVWFNDATGAIVGMKKDAIAIESSTLTTGWIKEMSSLFDKAGIKFLEAPVSGTRPQADSAQLIYFVAGNKVAFDITKPVLEKMGSKINFLGAPGNAAITKLVTNSLLGIQVAALSELIGVIKSNNADVTEILNAVSQTSPWAPINNFISSTIINQNFAPQFPVELISKDFDYISTINDADEQISLLKRVSEIFHAGIDNGLGDLNMTGISKLFE; translated from the coding sequence ATGAAAAATGTAAAAATAGCCTTTCTTGGCCTCGGTGCAATGGGGTCAAGAATGGCACTAAACTTACTAAAAGCAGGTTATGATTTAACCGTTTGGAACCGTACTACCCAAATAGCTGAGGAGTTTGCTAAAAATGGAGCAAAACATGCAATGACGCCCAAAGAGGCTGTGATTGATGCAGATATTGTAATTTCAATGGTAAGAGATAATGAAGCATCGAAAGATGTTTGGTTCAATGATGCAACCGGAGCAATTGTCGGAATGAAAAAAGATGCAATCGCCATTGAGAGCTCAACATTGACAACGGGATGGATAAAAGAAATGTCCTCTTTATTTGATAAAGCAGGCATTAAATTTTTAGAAGCTCCTGTTTCAGGAACTCGTCCGCAAGCAGATTCTGCACAGTTGATTTATTTTGTTGCAGGAAACAAAGTTGCTTTTGACATTACGAAACCTGTATTGGAAAAAATGGGTTCGAAAATTAATTTTCTTGGAGCACCCGGTAATGCTGCAATTACAAAATTGGTAACTAATTCGTTATTGGGTATTCAGGTTGCTGCTTTATCAGAACTTATTGGTGTAATTAAAAGCAACAATGCTGATGTGACTGAAATATTAAATGCTGTATCACAAACAAGCCCCTGGGCTCCCATAAATAATTTTATTAGTTCAACTATTATTAATCAAAATTTTGCACCTCAGTTTCCTGTTGAGTTAATATCAAAGGATTTTGATTATATCTCAACAATAAATGATGCGGATGAACAAATATCTCTTTTAAAAAGAGTGTCTGAAATCTTTCATGCAGGTATTGACAATGGATTAGGTGACCTGAACATGACAGGAATTTCAAAACTTTTCGAATAA
- a CDS encoding DMT family transporter, with protein sequence MKWQWMLIALVSGAFLPIQAGLNTKLGKTIESPVYASLVSFAVGVIALTLFVILTKQEIAWNGFKSAPSYVWLGGILGAFYVTAIILSFPRIGPAMTFGLVIAGQMLIAVLLDHFNILVAQQHSINIWRIVGVMLIVGGVILIRKF encoded by the coding sequence ATGAAATGGCAATGGATGCTGATAGCTTTAGTATCGGGTGCTTTTTTACCGATACAAGCGGGACTAAATACGAAATTGGGAAAAACTATTGAAAGTCCTGTATATGCTTCACTCGTATCTTTTGCAGTGGGTGTGATTGCTCTAACCCTTTTTGTAATTCTGACTAAGCAAGAAATCGCCTGGAATGGATTCAAATCCGCTCCTTCCTATGTATGGTTAGGAGGAATATTAGGTGCCTTTTATGTAACAGCAATTATTTTATCCTTTCCAAGAATTGGTCCTGCCATGACTTTCGGATTGGTTATAGCAGGGCAAATGTTGATTGCTGTTTTGCTTGACCATTTCAATATTCTGGTAGCACAGCAACACAGCATCAATATCTGGAGAATTGTTGGCGTGATGCTTATTGTTGGAGGTGTGATATTGATACGAAAATTTTAA
- a CDS encoding type 1 glutamine amidotransferase domain-containing protein — MKIMNKITLVIIAFLTVVGITNAQNTKKMKKKVLFVVTSHSEKGNTGEKTGYYLGEVSHPWEVLFDAGYEIDFVSPLGGEAPVDGFDLTDPVNKKFWENTEYRHKVENTLKPSEVTVNEYAAIYYAGGHGTMWDFADNKELQKIAAQIYEANGVVGAVCHGPSGLVNIKLSDGSYLVAGKKVNAFTNEEEEIVGLTKVVPFLLEDKLKERGVILEKSAPWQVHVVTDQRLVTGQNPQSAHAVGEAIKELLK; from the coding sequence ATGAAGATAATGAATAAAATCACTTTGGTAATAATAGCCTTCTTGACGGTTGTTGGAATTACCAATGCACAAAACACAAAAAAAATGAAGAAGAAAGTATTGTTTGTAGTTACAAGCCATAGCGAAAAAGGTAACACAGGTGAGAAAACAGGTTACTACCTTGGTGAAGTTTCCCATCCCTGGGAGGTGTTGTTCGATGCGGGTTACGAAATAGACTTTGTCAGCCCGCTTGGAGGAGAAGCTCCTGTTGACGGTTTTGATTTGACAGACCCTGTAAATAAAAAGTTTTGGGAGAATACTGAATACAGGCATAAAGTTGAAAATACCTTGAAACCATCGGAAGTAACGGTAAATGAATATGCTGCCATTTATTATGCCGGTGGTCATGGTACTATGTGGGATTTTGCAGATAACAAAGAATTGCAAAAAATTGCTGCTCAGATTTATGAAGCGAATGGTGTTGTTGGTGCAGTTTGTCACGGACCTTCAGGACTCGTAAATATCAAATTGAGTGATGGCTCTTACCTGGTTGCAGGCAAAAAAGTAAATGCCTTTACGAATGAAGAGGAAGAGATTGTAGGATTAACCAAGGTTGTTCCTTTCTTATTAGAAGATAAACTGAAAGAACGTGGAGTAATACTTGAAAAGTCTGCACCTTGGCAGGTACATGTTGTGACAGACCAACGATTGGTGACAGGTCAAAATCCGCAATCAGCTCATGCTGTTGGCGAAGCAATTAAAGAACTTCTTAAATAA
- a CDS encoding NAD(P)H-dependent oxidoreductase — MKVKKIFIINAGQNFAHSGGKLNNTITGWDKEFFTAGSGFELQITNLSDGYDIETEVDKFLWADVVIYHFAAWWMNMPYTLKEYLDNVLTAGHRKGMYYSDGRKADNPERNYGKGGFMQGKNYMVTTTWNAPEAAFSIPDEFFMGRSVDDGVLFGFHRMHAFIGMDAPIGSFHFHDVEKNISDERVAEFRKSYLSHLSDNFQE; from the coding sequence ATGAAAGTGAAAAAAATATTTATAATCAATGCCGGACAAAATTTTGCTCATTCCGGAGGTAAGCTAAATAATACAATTACGGGTTGGGATAAAGAGTTCTTTACTGCTGGTAGCGGATTCGAATTACAGATTACAAATCTATCTGATGGTTATGATATCGAAACAGAAGTAGATAAATTCCTATGGGCAGATGTAGTTATCTATCATTTTGCTGCCTGGTGGATGAACATGCCTTATACATTAAAGGAGTATCTCGATAATGTATTAACAGCAGGTCACAGAAAAGGGATGTATTACAGTGATGGTCGCAAGGCTGACAATCCTGAACGCAATTACGGGAAAGGTGGTTTTATGCAAGGTAAAAACTATATGGTAACTACAACATGGAATGCTCCGGAGGCAGCTTTCAGTATCCCTGATGAATTTTTTATGGGACGAAGTGTGGATGATGGTGTTCTATTTGGTTTTCACCGCATGCATGCTTTTATAGGTATGGATGCACCTATTGGTAGTTTCCATTTCCACGATGTGGAGAAAAACATTTCTGATGAAAGGGTGGCTGAATTTCGCAAATCATACCTGTCGCACCTATCTGACAATTTTCAAGAATAA
- a CDS encoding helix-turn-helix domain-containing protein — MGKNIELNGKTYPCTVSLAMDLVGGKWKSVILYHLKDEEKRYNELRKEIHAITEMTLSLQLKQLEESGLVSRNVYGDKPPIKVIYSLTDFGKTFIPALEAINDWGNLVVQEKGGLVKSASN, encoded by the coding sequence ATGGGAAAAAACATTGAATTAAATGGAAAAACTTATCCATGCACAGTAAGTCTGGCAATGGATTTAGTGGGTGGAAAATGGAAATCTGTAATTCTGTATCACCTCAAAGATGAAGAAAAGCGTTATAACGAATTAAGGAAAGAAATACACGCCATAACTGAGATGACGCTCAGCTTACAACTAAAACAGTTGGAAGAAAGTGGTTTAGTCTCACGAAATGTGTATGGCGATAAACCCCCGATTAAAGTCATTTATAGCTTAACTGATTTCGGTAAAACATTTATTCCGGCTTTGGAAGCGATTAATGATTGGGGGAATCTGGTTGTCCAGGAAAAAGGAGGACTTGTTAAATCGGCCTCCAATTAA